One genomic segment of Pandoraea sputorum includes these proteins:
- a CDS encoding tautomerase family protein, with amino-acid sequence MPHIVLQLSGTPDDTLSRNAVRIVSQLTVDTLHKAPEVIAVTVDYIPHERWFIGGAPLSEQGKNAFHLDISVTDETNTKAEKARFIAQVFESLSGLLGNVHECSYIHVIDARAAAYGYGGRTQEYRHQRAPSL; translated from the coding sequence ATGCCGCACATCGTCCTGCAACTCTCCGGCACGCCCGACGACACGCTCTCGCGCAATGCTGTTCGCATCGTCTCGCAACTGACTGTCGACACCTTGCACAAGGCACCGGAAGTCATCGCCGTGACCGTCGATTACATTCCGCACGAACGCTGGTTCATCGGCGGCGCACCGCTCTCGGAGCAAGGCAAGAACGCGTTCCATCTGGATATCAGCGTGACGGACGAAACGAATACGAAAGCCGAAAAGGCGCGGTTCATCGCACAGGTATTCGAATCGCTGTCCGGCCTGCTCGGCAACGTGCACGAATGCTCGTACATCCATGTGATCGACGCGCGTGCTGCGGCGTATGGTTACGGCGGTCGCACGCAGGAGTACCGGCATCAGCGTGCGCCCTCACTGTAA